GCCAGTTTTAGCATCATCAACGTCATCCGCAGTTGTATGAAGAATAAATTCACCCTCCGGGAAATAGATAATGGCGCGAGCATTGGCTTTCTTTCCTATTGCTGTAATAATCTTTTCCAGTGCTTCACGGTCTGACTTTCCATCGTTAGGGATAGCCCCATATTTCGTTACATCATAGGTCGTATAGCTCGAATGGTTCTCTTCAGGCAATGACAAGCCATGTTTATAGCCTGCATACGAGAAGTCTAAGAGCACATTCTTATCGGAATTAGTACCGAATTCGTTCCAAGCTGTAGTGTTTGCTTGCTGTGCATAAAGTGGCGTGGCTGCCAACAGGCAGCCCAACAACCATAGTTTTCTTGATAGTTTCATTTTCGGTATTTGATTAGATTGTTTAGAATAAGTTGCTTATACCATGGGTCGTCAATTTCTTTCAACAGTTCTCCAAGCCTGCAACAGAGTGCTTGATAATCAGCCTTTCGTGTCTCCGGAGCGATGTTATGCATCTGATAAGGGTCGTTCCAATCATCAAAAAAGAGCACTTTCTTCAGCTTATTCTTGCGATCAATGTAAAAAGCTAATGTGTAACGGCTTGTCTTTATACCACGCGCAGAAGGGAAATAATCAGTGACAACACCGTCTTTCCCCTTGTTACCGTCCATATTCTGAATGTAAAGCGCAGCGTCGGGACGCTTCATAGCAGCGTGACCATTGATGAAAAGTGCCGAGTAGTCGCGACCTTGAACCGTAGCAGGAATATTCTTACTCAAGCCCGCCAGTCCGAGAACTGTAGGCATAATGTCAGGCGAAGACAACAGAAGTGAATCAACTCTTGGTTTCAGATGCCCTGGATAACGAGCCATGAAAGGAATATTCATCGACTCTGAATAAGGTGAATTTTTAGGGTCATCGGTTCCTTGGCTACACATGGTTTCGCCATGGTCTGAAGCAAACACGACAATCGTGTTACCCTCCAGGCCTGCCTCTTTCAAGGCATCAAGGATCTGTCCGAAGGCTCTGTCTACTCCACTGACAGATGCAAAATAGTAAGCAGCCGACTTAGATTTATCCATTGTTCGCACAGCATTGTCGCGCACAAGCAGACTGTCGATGGGCTTATCCTTATATAATGCATAGTCTTCGGGCATGCAATCGTCTTCAGAACGATACGGACTGTGGGGCGGGTTCATGGCCACCATCAGGAAAAATGGACGCTTTGCATCGCGCACTCCACCCTTATTGCGTATATAGTCAGCAGCAACATGAGCTTCATGTAATGGTGACCATTCATGAGGTTCATGCTTTTTGCCATTCGTATCCCAGTAATGTGGGTTCTTATGCACATCAAATGTGCCATAGGAATACCAAAAATTAAATCCATGTCGGCGCTCTGCCGGCGTGTAAGCATCCCACACTGGCAATTTGTCTTCCACGTAATGTCCGGGGTGTTCAGGGTCGTTGCGCTCCGGACGGTCGGCATGTAGCTTTCCAATATAACCACAATCGTAGCCAGCCCGACTGAAAACATCGCCCATACAGACTGTTTCTGGACGGATATAACTAAACGGACGAGACGAGTTGCAATTTACAGGAACACCGCTTCGGTTAGGATACATACCCGTCATAAGACTCCCACGATGAGGACTGCTCAAAGGGAAGTTGCTCATGGCAGAGGTTAACACCACAGATTCCCGAGCGAACTCATTCAGACGAGGCGTATGGGTAGGATCGCCTTTGAACTTCACATGATTAGAGAAACCGGGCTTCTGCCATACCCCCAAGGCTGCATTTCGGAACTGATCAGGGAACACATAGATTACATTGGGCGGCACAGTTTCACTGCCCATGGCATAGAATGCCTGCGGGCATAAGGCCAATACGCTGGCAAAAAACTTCATATTCTTCATTTTCTTCTCGTCAATGCTTCAAGGAAATAATAATCTGCATAATTTAATGGCACATCTATCTCATTGTTATGAGGAATGCTTCCTACAGAATGCATCAGCAAGAAACAACCGTTCTTGCCCAAAGCTGGACGATAAGCGGGCGTGGAAAGTGAGCGTATAATTCTGTCGGCCAATGTTGCATAGCCGTTATCCGGAAGGTAGGTGTCCATTTCATAAAGTGCTGAAGCTACACAGGCGGCTGTAGAAGCATCACGAGGTTCGTTGGGAATATTAGGTGCATCGAAGTCCCAATAAGGCACAAGGTCATCTGGGAGATTAGGATTTTGCATCATAAAATTCAGCGACTTAACAGCTCGGTCAAGGTATTTACGGTCGTGAGTATAGCGATAACAGGTAGTGTAACCATATACAGACCACGCCTGTCCACGTGCCCAAGCACTGTTGTCTGCATAGCCCTGGGCTGTCTGACGGTGTAACACAGCACCTGTTGTAGGGTCATAATCCACAACGTGGAAACAGCTACCATCTGGACGATACTGGTTCTCCATAGTCTTATCGGCATGTGAAACCGCGATTTTCCAATAAGTAGAGTCACCGCTCAGACGTGTTGCCTCAAAAAGCAATTCAAGGTTCATCATATTGTCAATGATAACCGGACAGCTCCAACCGCGCTTTGACTGCCAGCCTCTGTCAACGTTCCACGACTGGATGACACCTGCTTTCTGACGAAAGCGAGTGCATAGTGATTTGGCAGTTTGAATAATGACTTTCTTGTATGCCTTTGTGGGATTGAGTCGATAATTGTTCAGATAACTGGAGCCAATCATAAAGCCCACATCATGGTGCCACTTAAGATATTGAATAGAATCCAAAGCCTCAGTGAAACGTTTTGACTGCTTCAGCCACGACTTATCGTTGGTAAGCTGGTAGAGATAAAACAGACTTCCTGCAAAAAAACCCGAACACCAATCGTCTGTTGGAATATAGACCATGCGTCCAAGCTTATCGATGGTCTTGGGAATGCATATCTTCCCATCCCGTCCAACCTGATCAAGCATCAGTGAATACTGGCGTGTTGCAAAGGTAATATCCTCGTTAATCACGCTGTTCATGTCTTTGTCTCCAGCATAGCTGAGGCTTGGAACCAATAAAAAGGCTCCTGCGGCAAGTAGTAATTTTCGTATATTCATATCATAGTTTGTTTAGTTCAATATCATAACTTAATCCGTCCTTACACTTTATTTCGATTGTTGTGGTCTTGTCGTTCAAGTCAATCAAACGGACATCAGCAGTCGGAGTGAAACTCCATTTGCCCAACAAAGTCACGCGAACAGGAATTTCCTGACTTGCATTCTTAATCCAAGGACGGCCATAGATACTGCGTTCAACACGCTTCCCGTCTTTATAGACATCGTCACTTGGTCCTTGATAAAGATTAAGATCGGGCTGGGCAACGGTCAATACCATCTTTCGTTTGGCCAATTGACGTATCATTGCGAGACAAGTTGTATCTGTCTGGAGCAATGGCCCGCCTGGAAGTATCGACTTCGGTGTTTCGAAGATGACATAAGACAGTGTCTGTGTGGCATCATGTCGAACGATATGTGCATTCTTATCTTTCTTAATTACTGTATAGAAAGGCTTGGTTTCGATAGCTTTCAACCTTTCGGGAGATGTTTTGGGCAATACGGCATACTCATAACCGGCATTTTTGGGAGCCTTTCCATGGTTGATATACAGAGAGGCCCACTGCCCTTCATCCGGCTTATCTGTGTCGTTGTTTCGTGCCTGCTGACGAACAAGACCTGTGAAGACACATGGATTGGGAGAATAATAACCCGTGCCCTGTGGATCCAACCAAGTTTTGCTGCCACCCTTATAAGACTGCCAATAAGCCAAAGTTTGTGCATCGGTAGCTGCCGACTGGAAGATGGTTGTCTCGGTGTTATTCTGCTTATCATTGTTCTCAATGTCACTTCCAAGACAGATAATATCGCCATTGAAGAAGTGGTATGACTTACGTCCACGGAATGAACCATTGTATTTATCGTGCTCATGCAACTTCATACCGAAGTTACCATTAGCCCCCAACTGAGATAAACCACCAGCGAAAGCTTCATCAGAGAACAGCATTTCCTCAACACCTGAAGAAATATCGACATTGCGAATCTTTGCTCTCAAATCATCAAGTGGCAAATGAATGCTCGTTGCACCAGGGATACGGTTCCAGTCGTAGCCGTCTTCCTGCCAGCCACTCGTCTTTGGAGTTACATCAACACCATTCGGAGCTGTCGACACATACAGACTACCATAGCCCAAATAGCGACCATAGAGATTTTCTCCTGTATAGTGTTCGCTACTCCACAGATAACGACTCATACCACGAACAACAGCCGACCAATTGTCTCGTCGCTGTACAGAAACACATGCATAGCCCAAGCTGAGATTACCTTGTGGGTCTGTTTCCGGCTTGATGCCCTTCAGGTTAAACTCGCGATAGATTTGCTTTTCCTTGCTGTTTGTTGCATTCTGTGTCAATCGCATATAGACAGAAGCCATTGTTTCGTCGAGTTTATTGTCACGATTAGGTGTTCCGGCCCATGCCATAAAAGCATAATGGATAGGTGTCAGACGGCCTTTCCCGTCGGGATGACGGCCAGACATTGACAATGGGAAATTCAGTTTGTTGCAATAGAAGCGCATAGCAAGAAGCGCATTCTTTACAGTCTGATGTGCTAATTCGCCCACAGCAAATTCGGTTCCACTAAGAATATAAATCATCTGAGTGGCTCCATTCAGACCTCCTACAGCATAAGCGGGATAGTTGTTGCAGTGATGATAGGCTGAGCCATCAATCTTGAAAGAGTCCATTAAACCTGGCGCTGGACGGCATCCCCAGTCAAGCCAGCGAGAACATGAACGGAGATATTGCACCTTCTCAGGTGAATCGTCCATTAACATGATGCTTGCCATACAGCCTACAGAAGCAGTGTTAAATGTATCCATGTCCATTCCATTGCCTGTTGGTTTCACATATACCTGACGCAACTGACCATACCAAGTCATCGTTGCTACGGCTTCATCCAACTTCCCTTCGGCTTTCAGCACATCCTTCATCAGGAAATAAGCAATATACATGCTGCGGAGACTGTAGCCATAATGGTGGATATTCCCCCAGCATGAGCCCCATGTCACACCTTGATCGGTGATATTCTCATACATCAGCATGAACATGTTGCGCAATTCCTTCTTGTCTTCTTCCTCCTTGGCATTGTTATAGCCAATAGCAATCTGCTGCATGAGCTTGAAATAATCATTCATTTCATAGCCCGTGCGAGTAAGAATTTCCTTATCCCACTTGGGAAGCATGCGCTCATAAGCCTCTGCATGACGCACATACCAGATAGGAGTACCCGTAATGAGTCCTTTCTTTTTCTTGATTTTATAGCTGTCAAACTTATCTCGCATGCTTTCCATTTGCTTTGGATAAAGCTTGGCAGGTGTATAAATCAAACTGCGGAAACGTGATTCCATCACGCGCATTTCCTGTACCTGCTGTGCTGTTACAGGAGTCAAAGGAATATCAGACTTGCGGACGGAGTTCTTCAAAACCTGAAGCCAGTCGTTAGTTGTTTTAGCATTGACGAAAGGTACTTGCTCGTCAGCTGTCTGATAACGAGGGTCAACCTTGATAGCTGTAATCATGTGATCCACATATAGTTTACCAGCCACATTAGGTGCTTCAACCACAATCTGATCCATACCTATCTCTGGTTTACCTTCCATGTCGCGTTCATAGCATACCCATGCACCGCGCCAACCTTTGAAATTGAGTTTCATCGGGAAAGAAGTGCAAGTCTTACCCTGCTTGCAAAATCTGAAAACAACAGATTTTCCGGCCAATGGCTCCTCATTATAGAGCCACACAATGAAAGCAGAGAGGTAGTTGTCACGACTGCCCTTGATGTGCGGATCAAACTGCAAATCTTTGCTGATCATCAGCTTTCCGCCTGGCTTAAATGTCCATTCCAACGACTTCTTGCCATTTCTGAAATGACGATCAGAAAGGACTGTCGCTGACTTTTCGGCCTTGAGATATTGTAAATCCTTTGGCGTTTCAAATGAAAGCATGCGAGTATCATCATACATCTGCGCATGCAAAGATGACGAAAAAGCCAAGCAACAAAGGCCTATAAGCGCTCGTTTCAATCGATTCTTATTCATACTCTTAATCAACGACTTCGATATTCAATTCTCTCACCACTTTACTCTCGGCCTTATAGTTGCTATTTGTTGCAACGAAAACAGCCTTGTAAGTTCCCACCTTATTATATATATGGGTGTAAGAAGACAGACTTTCGGTCACATTTTTAATGGAAGTACCATAGTCTGGAGAGCAAGCATTGGCCATAATCATATCAGAAACCAACCAACTGTACTTCAGTTTAGCCCCACCGTTTGAGCTATGAATAGAGAAATCTCCCTTTGATGCTCCTGCAAGGTTCCAGATACCACTTACATTATTGGTTACAGTTCCATACTCACGATTAGCAGTCATTGATTTTTGATCAGCCAGTTTGTGGTGGCACATCATGTTGACGGGTGTGAAATTGAAACCATTTGCATAGAGCGTTGTAACAGAGCCATCCTTCATTGTATTTTCAATCTTCATACCAACGAAGTTTACACGAGGCTGTGCTGCTGTATTTAAGGTAGGCTTATAGCAAGCTGCTATTGTCATACGCTTACCAAGATAGGGCGTAAAATCAACCTCATACTTAGTCGCATGAGCTGCATTGCTCGGTGCAGAAGGCAGACTTGAAGGGTCAACAAGGTTATTCCATGCGAAACCCTCTACCAAAACAGAGTCTTCCTTGAAATTATTCTTTGCCAAACCAGTGAAAGAATCCGAGATATAAAGCTTCATCAAATTAGCTGCTGTGGCTGCATTTCCATACTGATACCACACAGAGAATGTCAGCTTAGAAGAAACTATATCCTCTAATGCTACTTGATCGCGATCTTTATAGATATACTGATGTCCTGCTTCTCCACTGAAGAAAGTGATAAAATCAGGATCCCCGTTCAGAATGAAATTCAACTTAGAGCCCTTCTTTACTGTAATCTTGTCGCCCGATTGCTGTACATTATTATTGGTTAGCACTGAAACACTCAAGGCTGCTTGTTCCTTTAATTCGTCTTCGCAACTTACGAATGCAAAGGCTAATAGCGGGAGCAATAAATATATATATCGTTTCATGTCGTTTGTTTTTTATTGGATTATCATATTTTTAATCACTATTAAATCACAAAAGGCATAGGAAAGACACGGTCTTTCCTGCCTTCATGAGTCCTACCATCCAGGGTTGTTGGCTGTGATTTTCTTGTTAATAGCCATTTCATTTGATGGAATTGGGAAATAGTTATAAGCATCTGACACCTGGAAATAGGTGTAGACATTCGACGGGCCAAGGTTCCAGTTGGTGCCACTCTTTGCCCTTGCTGCCAATTCATTCATATTCTTTTTGAAGTCACCCCAACGAATCAAATCGAAACGACGTGTCATCTCAAAACACAATTCCATGGCACGTTCATCCTTAACGGCATTGCGGAAATTCTCCTGATTAAGTCCTGAAAGAGATGAAATACCGGCACGTTTGCGTACTTCATTAATGCACTGATAAGCCAAAGCGGTAGGACCACCATGGATTTCATTCTCACATTCGGCAATCATCAGCAGCACATCAGCATAACGAAGGATTGGGAAGTTGACCAATGTAAAGTTCTTATTCTTCTTATCCGGTTCATATTCGCGACGCCATTTAGCACACATACGGCTGTAATCCGTTGATGCTGTAGCCTTCTCTCGGTCACCAACCTTAGATGTTGAAGGCTTATCACCGTAACTGTACGATTTACTGTAATACTGATTCTTTACTTCTTGAAGCTTACCTTTCTCAAACATACGACCATCAACGCCATTACCTGTCTTTGATTGCGTATAAGAGAATGGTGCAATACTCCAGTTCATGCGGTTCTTATCCGAATTAGCTTCATAGAGTTCATAAAGCTTCGGCGTGCTCCAGAAGAAGCAATAACCAAATCCGGGATCAGCTTTCCCCTTAAGTTCTATCTTACTTGAGAGGTCGGGAGCCTGTATACCAATGATATTTCCAACGCGTCCTTCCGTACGGGTATCGGTACTATAGTTACCTGTAAACTCCGCTTCCCAAATACTTTCCTTACCGGTTGTATTGTATTTATCAGAACATTGATCAATAAAGTAATCCCAATAATTGGGTGCAAGCGTATGTCCTTCATGCATAACTTTCTGTGCAAAGGTATCAGCCTTTGTGAAGTATTCTTTACGCACGGTTTCATCAGGCGCAGTATTATCGCGATAACATTCACCCGCACGAAACATATAAACGCGTGCCAAGATACCCCAAGCCGCAGACTTTGTCAAGCCTCCAGGCAAATAACCCACTTCAGAAGCTTTCTTAAGGTCATCTACACTTTCCTCCATTTCCTTGCAAATGAAGTCATAAATCTCTGCTTTCGGTGTACGGGCAATCTGCAGACCTTTCACAGATTGTGTGGAACTTGTCTTGAGAGGCACATCCCCCCAGCACTGAACAAGATTGAAATAGTAGAAAGCACGCAGGAAACGAGCCTCTGCAGTCAGTCTTTTTGCAGAAGATGTTGATAGTTCCGACACTTTATCTATTTCTTCCAAAAAGATATTTGCACGGTTCACCCCAACATAGAGTGTATACCAGAAAGCTGTAACTGCAGGGTCACTGCTGTTGGCATTGTTACAGATAAGTCCTCTTGTCGATGGTGAACGTCCTGGTCCACCATAAGCCTCAAGGTCATCACCTCCTACAAGAAAGAAATAATCATTACCATAGAAAGAAGTCTCTGTAAGCGGAGCATAAATTCCTTTGAGAAATGTTTCAGCTTCAGCTTCGCTCTTGAAATAACTTCCAGAGGTCGTGGATGTTGGCTCTTTGTCTAAGAAATCACAGCTTGAAGCCAAAGACATAAAGGCCAACATTATAATAATATGTATTTTAGATACTTTCATAATGCGTCGTAGTTAATAGTTAGAAACCAAGATTAATACCGAAACTGAAGCTTCGGGCACGTGGATATGCAGAGAAATCCAGGCCCGGAGTCAGGGCACTCTCCCTGATAGAAACCTCCGGATCATAACCGCTGTAGTTGGAAATTGTAAATAGATTCTGTGCAGCAAAATAGACTCTGAGCTGTTCGATACCCACACGAGAAATCATCTTACGTGGCACTGTGTAACCCAAAGTCACCGTCTTCAGACGCAGGAATGAGCCATCCTCAATGATGCGTGAAGAGAAAACACGGTTTGAACTTGATGAAGTTGCACGTGGAATGTTACTTGTTGGATTACTCTCTGTCCAGCGTTCTGCATAGCTGGCATACTGGTTAAGTTCACGTGTGCGGTTCCATGAACTTTCAAACATCAAGCGGTTGGCGTTTAACACATCGTTGCCATAAGACCACTGAAAGAAGATACTGAGGTCGAAATCGCGATAGTTGAAGTTGTTGGTGAAACCACCTGTATGCTTAGGAAGACCGTTACCGATAACCGTACGGTCATTACTGTCAATGACACCGTCACCATTCAAATCACGATATTTAGGCATACCAGGCTGTGTATTGGCTTCCGAAGCGTAGTGAGGCACGTTAGATTTCAGCGTATAGGTATTGCCCGACTTGTTAAAATCCTCGTACTTATAGGTTCCTTCATAGATATAACCATACATGGAACCCATAGATTGACCAACCTTAGCAATGTAACTGCTCTGTGAGTTGAAGTTCTGGTCGAACTGTGCTGCCGTAAGCAATGCGGTCTGGTTTTCTGATAGTGCCAACACCTTATTGCGGTTGAATGCGATGTTGAAGTTAGTTGTCCATGTAAAATGCTTGGTTTTGACATTCGTAGTGTTGAGTGTCAGCTCGAGACCTTGGTTTCTAACCTTCCCGATATTCTTTGTTGCACTGATGAATCCAGAAGACAAAGGAAGACTTGATACCAACAGAAGGTCGCGTGTCACCTTGCGATATAAATCGACAGTCAAACCAATACGATCGTTAAGGAAACCGAGGTCTATACCCAAGTTCCACTGCTCCGTGGTCTCCCACTTCAAGTCCTTGTTAGGGATTGAAACCGGAACCATACCTACATTCGTATTATCATTATTATAAGGATAAACGCCACTTGGAACACTTCCCAACGAAAGCAGGTCGCCCGTGCGGTCTTTCAATAA
The nucleotide sequence above comes from Segatella oris. Encoded proteins:
- a CDS encoding sulfatase — protein: MKNMKFFASVLALCPQAFYAMGSETVPPNVIYVFPDQFRNAALGVWQKPGFSNHVKFKGDPTHTPRLNEFARESVVLTSAMSNFPLSSPHRGSLMTGMYPNRSGVPVNCNSSRPFSYIRPETVCMGDVFSRAGYDCGYIGKLHADRPERNDPEHPGHYVEDKLPVWDAYTPAERRHGFNFWYSYGTFDVHKNPHYWDTNGKKHEPHEWSPLHEAHVAADYIRNKGGVRDAKRPFFLMVAMNPPHSPYRSEDDCMPEDYALYKDKPIDSLLVRDNAVRTMDKSKSAAYYFASVSGVDRAFGQILDALKEAGLEGNTIVVFASDHGETMCSQGTDDPKNSPYSESMNIPFMARYPGHLKPRVDSLLLSSPDIMPTVLGLAGLSKNIPATVQGRDYSALFINGHAAMKRPDAALYIQNMDGNKGKDGVVTDYFPSARGIKTSRYTLAFYIDRKNKLKKVLFFDDWNDPYQMHNIAPETRKADYQALCCRLGELLKEIDDPWYKQLILNNLIKYRK
- a CDS encoding glycoside hydrolase family 88 protein; its protein translation is MNIRKLLLAAGAFLLVPSLSYAGDKDMNSVINEDITFATRQYSLMLDQVGRDGKICIPKTIDKLGRMVYIPTDDWCSGFFAGSLFYLYQLTNDKSWLKQSKRFTEALDSIQYLKWHHDVGFMIGSSYLNNYRLNPTKAYKKVIIQTAKSLCTRFRQKAGVIQSWNVDRGWQSKRGWSCPVIIDNMMNLELLFEATRLSGDSTYWKIAVSHADKTMENQYRPDGSCFHVVDYDPTTGAVLHRQTAQGYADNSAWARGQAWSVYGYTTCYRYTHDRKYLDRAVKSLNFMMQNPNLPDDLVPYWDFDAPNIPNEPRDASTAACVASALYEMDTYLPDNGYATLADRIIRSLSTPAYRPALGKNGCFLLMHSVGSIPHNNEIDVPLNYADYYFLEALTRRK
- a CDS encoding chondroitinase family polysaccharide lyase, producing MNKNRLKRALIGLCCLAFSSSLHAQMYDDTRMLSFETPKDLQYLKAEKSATVLSDRHFRNGKKSLEWTFKPGGKLMISKDLQFDPHIKGSRDNYLSAFIVWLYNEEPLAGKSVVFRFCKQGKTCTSFPMKLNFKGWRGAWVCYERDMEGKPEIGMDQIVVEAPNVAGKLYVDHMITAIKVDPRYQTADEQVPFVNAKTTNDWLQVLKNSVRKSDIPLTPVTAQQVQEMRVMESRFRSLIYTPAKLYPKQMESMRDKFDSYKIKKKKGLITGTPIWYVRHAEAYERMLPKWDKEILTRTGYEMNDYFKLMQQIAIGYNNAKEEEDKKELRNMFMLMYENITDQGVTWGSCWGNIHHYGYSLRSMYIAYFLMKDVLKAEGKLDEAVATMTWYGQLRQVYVKPTGNGMDMDTFNTASVGCMASIMLMDDSPEKVQYLRSCSRWLDWGCRPAPGLMDSFKIDGSAYHHCNNYPAYAVGGLNGATQMIYILSGTEFAVGELAHQTVKNALLAMRFYCNKLNFPLSMSGRHPDGKGRLTPIHYAFMAWAGTPNRDNKLDETMASVYMRLTQNATNSKEKQIYREFNLKGIKPETDPQGNLSLGYACVSVQRRDNWSAVVRGMSRYLWSSEHYTGENLYGRYLGYGSLYVSTAPNGVDVTPKTSGWQEDGYDWNRIPGATSIHLPLDDLRAKIRNVDISSGVEEMLFSDEAFAGGLSQLGANGNFGMKLHEHDKYNGSFRGRKSYHFFNGDIICLGSDIENNDKQNNTETTIFQSAATDAQTLAYWQSYKGGSKTWLDPQGTGYYSPNPCVFTGLVRQQARNNDTDKPDEGQWASLYINHGKAPKNAGYEYAVLPKTSPERLKAIETKPFYTVIKKDKNAHIVRHDATQTLSYVIFETPKSILPGGPLLQTDTTCLAMIRQLAKRKMVLTVAQPDLNLYQGPSDDVYKDGKRVERSIYGRPWIKNASQEIPVRVTLLGKWSFTPTADVRLIDLNDKTTTIEIKCKDGLSYDIELNKL
- a CDS encoding DUF5017 domain-containing protein, which encodes MKRYIYLLLPLLAFAFVSCEDELKEQAALSVSVLTNNNVQQSGDKITVKKGSKLNFILNGDPDFITFFSGEAGHQYIYKDRDQVALEDIVSSKLTFSVWYQYGNAATAANLMKLYISDSFTGLAKNNFKEDSVLVEGFAWNNLVDPSSLPSAPSNAAHATKYEVDFTPYLGKRMTIAACYKPTLNTAAQPRVNFVGMKIENTMKDGSVTTLYANGFNFTPVNMMCHHKLADQKSMTANREYGTVTNNVSGIWNLAGASKGDFSIHSSNGGAKLKYSWLVSDMIMANACSPDYGTSIKNVTESLSSYTHIYNKVGTYKAVFVATNSNYKAESKVVRELNIEVVD
- a CDS encoding RagB/SusD family nutrient uptake outer membrane protein, with product MKVSKIHIIIMLAFMSLASSCDFLDKEPTSTTSGSYFKSEAEAETFLKGIYAPLTETSFYGNDYFFLVGGDDLEAYGGPGRSPSTRGLICNNANSSDPAVTAFWYTLYVGVNRANIFLEEIDKVSELSTSSAKRLTAEARFLRAFYYFNLVQCWGDVPLKTSSTQSVKGLQIARTPKAEIYDFICKEMEESVDDLKKASEVGYLPGGLTKSAAWGILARVYMFRAGECYRDNTAPDETVRKEYFTKADTFAQKVMHEGHTLAPNYWDYFIDQCSDKYNTTGKESIWEAEFTGNYSTDTRTEGRVGNIIGIQAPDLSSKIELKGKADPGFGYCFFWSTPKLYELYEANSDKNRMNWSIAPFSYTQSKTGNGVDGRMFEKGKLQEVKNQYYSKSYSYGDKPSTSKVGDREKATASTDYSRMCAKWRREYEPDKKNKNFTLVNFPILRYADVLLMIAECENEIHGGPTALAYQCINEVRKRAGISSLSGLNQENFRNAVKDERAMELCFEMTRRFDLIRWGDFKKNMNELAARAKSGTNWNLGPSNVYTYFQVSDAYNYFPIPSNEMAINKKITANNPGW